AATATGAGTTGCGACAGTTACAAGTCGAATTGGTGAAGTTGCAGCGCTGGATCCAAAATACGGGAGAACGCATTGCGATTCTGGTGGAAGGACGGGATGCAGCAGGAAAGGGGGGCACTATTCGTCGTTTCACCGAACATTTGAACCCTCGTGCCATGCGTGTCGTGGCACTGCCCAAGCCGACGGACGAAGAGCGGGGCCAGTGGTATTTCCAACGGTATATCCGCCAACTCCCCAACAAGGGCGAAATCGTCTTCTTCGATCGAAGCTGGTACAACCGCGCGGTTGTGGAGCCGGTGATGGGATTCTGCTCGAAAAAAGAACATCAACGCTTCCTGCAGCAGGTACCCGAGTTCGAACACATGCTCTATGAAGATGGGGTGACCATCATCAAGTTTTGGTTCTCCATCTCGAAGGACGAGCAGGCCAGGCGCTTCGAAGCCAGGCGCCAGAATCCATTGAAACAGTGGAAGCTCAGTCCAGTCGATGAAAAGGCGCAGGAGTTGTGGGATGCCTACACCCGCACCAAGGAAGAAATGTTCAGCAAGACGCACACGACCTACAGTCCCTGGATTATCGTTAAGGCGAATGACAAACAGGCGGCACGTCTCGAAAGTTTACGCTACGTGTTGAACTTGTTGCCATACAAAGGAAAGGAAGAAGCGCAGATCCGATTGACCCCAGACCCGAACATTATTACTCGATTCCATCGCAAGATGGTGGAATTGGATCTGTGACAGATTCAGCAAGGCGGCTCATGGATTCCATGTGGGTCACATCGATGAAGGAGCAGGGCGATGAAGACGAAGATGTTTTCGGTACTGGGTATTATGATTGTTTTCGGAGTTTCCACCAGCGGCGCAGAACGGCACATGATGCAGCCGAGAGTCCCGGCCGATAAGTTGGCCGAAGCCCGAGCTCTGGCGAGCCCGCTCCCGGCATCTCAAGACATCGTAGAAAAAGGGAAAGCGCTCTATCACGGCAAGGGCACGTGCTTCACCTGTCATGGAGTAAACGGAGACGGCACAGGACCAGGAGGCGCCCAGCTGAATCCCTCCCCTCGGAATTTCCAGCACCATGGGTTCTGGCGGCACCGCACGGAGGGGGAAATTTTCTGGGTCATCAAACATGGCTCTCCGGGAACCGGCATGATTGGGTTCGGTCAGGTCCTGTCGGATGAAGAAATCTGGGCCCTGATTCAGTATGAACACACCTTCGCGGGCATGCATGGGCCGGGAATGAGGGGGCATAGAGGTGGGATGGGTGGAATGAAAGGAATGGGTCGTCACGGGGGAAAAGATGGTGATGAATAGTGTCGTTTGAGACTGAGGAGAGCTGCGACCCGCTCTCCTCAGCGTTCACTCTTCCTGGGCGATCAGTGGCTGGTTGGTGGGCTGCAGGGATAGGTCGCGCCTTCGACTGCAACACACTCAATGGCGCCTACCCCCGGTCGGCTGGAAGAATAGGTAGACCCTCCTGCCCCGATCCGCGTCATGACATCCACCTTCCCTCGTTCCGTTTCTGATACTCTAGTACTACTTGCCCGGGACACCAGCGGCTGGCTGGGGGTATACACACTCCCTCCTGCTCCGATTCGTTCGATACCCTCCATTCGCTGTCCCTCAGAGGCAAAGCTGTCATTCGCCTTCACGACACCGCTTGCAACCATCATCGACAAGAATCCCACGGCTAATATGTTGTTCGCTCTCATGACATTCCTCCTTATGGTTAGCTATCTGCCGATTATGTCCTCTATTGCATGAGAGTCATTGCGATCAGATGAGATTCAGAAAAAGTTGATGACGGTTATCTTGATATTCAACGGCTCAACATATGAAGTGGTAGCGAGCTTCCGCACGCCTCGTGCGTGCAACTATCAGATTCGTGTATTCGCTTCTTTCTGCCTTGATGCTGGGCTGTTTCGGAAGCACAACTCGATGAATTAACGATTCCATACCTCAGTGTGTGCAACTCCGTTCATTCCGTGTCGCCATTTTCCACATCTGAATATTGGGGCCTGAGTATTTCTGCATCACGTCAGTACGTTCGTTGAGTCGCGTAACCACCTCAAGCATCTAGTTTTGCTGAAGATTCCTGGTCACGGATGCGGAATCGGTGAAGGCACCGGAATCGCAATTAACTTTTCACGAATCCTAATTAGTCGCAATGACTCTTAGTCAATGGGGACTGTAGATAATCGATGAGGAGAGGAACGAATTCATCGGAGTCAACTATCAATCAGGAGGAAATGCAATGACGACGCTAGTGAGGCCAGGAGTTCCTGTCGGAGGGTTTAAGACGGTGGGACAAATACGCGCGACGAATCAACTCGTCTTTCGCCGTGACCAGAATGCGATGGGCATTGCCGTCGAGTTGTTGACCACCCATACGCCGGGTGCGCCGGTCGTCGATGAAGGGGGCGACTTCGTCGGCTTCATCAGCGAGTTCGACATTCTTCGTGCACTGGAGGCGGCAAAGGACCTCAACCGTCTGACGGCGGAGGATGTGATGGCCAAGGATCGGATCGCGGTGACCGATGAGACGAGCATCGATGAAGCGGTGAAGCTCATGGAGGAGAAACGGCTCCTGAGTCTGCCGGTGAAAAGAAACGGCAAAGTCTCTCATTCAATCACACGTCATGATCTCTTGAGAGCCTGGATTGGGCTTGGCGTGTCCATCGAGGATCAAGCGGTCTGAAGGCGATGACTTCCGGTCGTTCATGGCGGCTGGGAGGGCACAGCCTGGAGAAACAAGATGATGCTGAATGACGTGTGGCTGAAGACATTCGCGAGGGTGGTCATGCACGTTGCCGTCTTGATCGCTTCAGTGGCGGCTGTCAGTGTGGGCGGGATAGCTATGGCTGCGGATGTAGGAGAAAAGATGGTGAAGTCGCTGTGTGTGCAATGCCATCGGATCGGGGGCAAGCCGGCGGCGCGCAAGACGAAGCAGGCGCCGGATCTCATCTGGGCCGGCAACAAGTATCAACAGGAGTGGTTGATCGCGTGGCTCCAGAAGCCGGAGTTTAAACACTATCCCATCGGCTACGACTTTCGTCCAGAACGGAAGAAGCCGCATTTGGCACTGACCGCAGATCAAGCAAGAGTGGTCACAGGGTTCCTTGCCACACGGAAAGACTCGCGCATCAAAGAAGGTGTGATGAAGCCCGGCACACCAGAGCAGTTGGCTCGTGGAGAAAAGCTCTACCGGGAGCATGGGTGTCAGAATTGTCATCTCACACCGGCCAACACACCGAAAGGGTATACAGGTGGTACCTCCAGCACGTCGTTGCTCAAATTGAACGCGCGGCTGAACCCGGACTGGGTGTATCGCTTCAACCAAAATCCAGACGACTTCGAGCCGGAGAGCGGGGCCTATATCCCAAACCCTCCGCTCCCCGATAAAGACATATATGCCATCACGGCCTACATGATGACGTTCCAGTAACGCTGTGAAGCGTCCCACGCGACACGAGCAAGGAGAACAGATGGAAAGGATCGTAATCATACCGACGATGACAGCTCTAAGTCTGTGCCTGGTGCCAGCCGTGTCGTGTGTGGCAGGGATCCCGATGGTGAGTCCGGTGAAGCTCAGCTGGCCGACTTGATTGCCTATCTCCGGTCAATTGAGTCGTAACGTCTGAGGAGTAACATTATGAGTCTTATGAGGATGCCGCTCACGATCCTATTCGTCGGGTTTGGATTGGCAAATCAATTGGGTCTGGTCGATGCGGCTGAAGCCCAGCATGAACACGTGATGATCAACGATGGAGCATCCGTCGATAGTCAGCGGGACGAACGCGTGACGCTCGATTTGAGTGAGCAGGCTTCAGTCGGTATGAAACTGACCATGCGGGAACATTTGGAGGCGATCCGTGACATTGTCGCTGCATTGGGGCGGCAGGACTTTGAGCGGGCTGCCAAAGTCGCTCATGATGAACTCGGATTTTCCAAGCATCATGAAGCGATGAAACGTGAGGCTGGGGCGACGTTTCCTTCGAAGTATCATGAACTCGCGATGGCGCACCATCAGGCGGCGGAGGACTTGGCGAAGGTGATTCCTTCGAAGGATCTTAAGGCGATTCTGCCGCAGCTTGAGCGGACCATTGAGGCCTGTGTCTCCCCTATGCCATCAAGTCTATAAGTTGTGAGGGTCGATCATGATCGACGAAAAGAACAAGGCCATGGTCCTCGAAGCCCTGAACGATGAGTACAAGGCGCGCGCCTTCTATCGGCTGGTGATCAAGACGTTCGGTCCCGTACAGCCGTTCGTCAATATCGTCGAGGCGGAAGACACGCATGCCCGCGCGCTTGAAGGTCTTTGTGCGCGATACGGAATTCCACTACCGGCCGATGACTGGGATCGTGCGTTGCAGCCGCCCGCGTCGGTTCTCGAAGCCTGTCGTGCTGGTGTCGAGGGGGAGATCGAGAATATCGCCATGTATGACCGGTTCCTGGAGGATATCGATATTCCGGACATCCGCACGCTGTTTCAGCGGCTGCAAGCCAGATCACGAGATGCTCATCTCCCCGCGTTCCGACGGTGCGTGGCGCGAGGTGGGTGAGTGGGGCGAGGGCGGCCAGCCAGGTGTGTCCCATGCGAGAAGGATACGAGCTAGTGGTGGTCCAACATATGTTCACGAGAACGGTAGAACTGCATGGCGGACGAGTAGAACAAGCTTCATGGATCCGACGAAGGGAGAATAGCGGATGGTGACACAGCGATTTCTGATGATCGGCTGTCTAACAGCCGGTGTGATGGTAAGCAGTGCATTCTTCTCGACTCAACTGCAGGCCCAATCATCGCTCGCTGTTGGGTTGGTCACCGTGGACGGGATCACTGTACCGGACATCGGGCCGTTGCCGACGGTCGTGCCCATCCCTCCAGGGAACCTCAACTATGCGGCCAAGGTGGAGCTGGGCAAGCAGCTCTATTTCGACGGCCGACTCTCAAAGAACAACGCGATCTCTTGCGCCTTTTGCCATAACCCCTTTACGGGTTTTGCTGATCCGCGCCAGACGTCGATCGGCGTCGGTGGCGGTGTCGGAGGCCGTCAATCGCCGACCGTCTTCAACACGGGATTTATCCCGCTGCAATTCTGGGATGGCCGCGCTGGGTCGCTCGAAGAACAGGCCATGGGGCCGATCGTCAATCCCGTCGAGATGGCCGAAACGCACGAGAACGTCGTCAAAAAACTCGGCAAGATCAAGGGCTACCAGCAGCAGTTCCGAGCCGTCTTCGGCACGGACGTGAATCTCCAGGGGATTGCCGAAGCCATCGCTGCTTATGAACGCACCGTCATCTCGACAAATTCTGCTTTCGATAAGTATGTGTTAGGCGATGCCCAGGCGATGGACAAGACGGCGCTCAGGGGGATGGCGCTGTTTAAAGGCAAGGCCCGCTGCATCCTCTGTCACAATGGGCCGAATTTTGCCGACAACCAGTTTCATAACCTGGGCGTCCCCCAGGTCGGACCGATGAAAGAAGATCTCGGTCGCTTCTATGTGACGCAGCAGGAGCAAGACAAGGGAGCATTTAAAACACAGACCCTTAGGAGCATCACCGAAACGGCCCCCTACATGCACGATGGTGCCTTCAAGACGCTTGAGGAGGTCATAGACTTTCTCGATCAGGGTGGAGGGCAGAACCCGAACTTGAGCCCAATGGTGAAGCCCCTTGGATTGACCCAACAAGAAAAGGCTGAGTTGATTGCGTTCCTCAACGCGCTCACCGGCGAGAAGATCAAGTTCGAGATGCCGAAGCTGCCGAAGTAGGAAATCGGCAAGGAAGTAAGCCATGACACCCAGAGCGCTCTCGACATGGATGGTCGTAGCAGCATGCGCACGCGGACGACCTCGTCAGCCTCCTGCAAGAGATGGGGGAGAAGTGAAGCGGGTCGATTCCAGACAGCCTCGGCACGCCGTGAACGAAAGGCTGTAGTCAACTATGTTTCTGAGGAGGGATTAACCGATGAGGATCGTGAAGCGGAGAGACTGTGGAGAGGCGCGCCCTGCTGGGTCCGTGATCCTGGGGATCATAATGGTGTCGGCTTTGTTGTGGTGGTTGCCGCCGGCCGTGTCGGCAGGTGATGAGCAACAGACACGCACGCTCCTGCAGAAATCCTGCGCAGGCTGTCATCGTCTAGAGGGGGCAGCCGATTCACGGTTCAAGCTCAACGCTCCCGATCTTACCGGAGCGGGGAGCAAGTTCAAACGGGAGTGGCTCATGAGCTGGTTGCTGGGAAAGGAAGCGCCGGTGTATGCGAAGAGCTATCGCTGGGATCAATCGCAGCAGCCGGACCGTCATCCGGTCGTCTCTCAGGCAGAGGCGGAGCAGATTGCAGATTACTTCGAGCAGCATTTGAAAGATCCCCGGGTGAAAGAGGGCGCGATCGATTTGTCCACGTTCAGCGCCATCGAAGCCACCTTCGGAGAGCAGCTCTTCAAAGACCACTCCTGCACCGGGTGCCATCAGATCATGGTGGACGGCAAACCCACTGGCGGGCCGCAAAGCTCGTCGTTTGTGAGCAGCGGTCGTCGCCTGAAGGCTGATTGGATCTATCGGTTCAATTCCAACCCCCCGGATTTCGTGCCGCATAGCGGCGAGTTCGTGGCCGATGTCAGTGAGTTGGGATTGCGATACATCACCGGATATATCGCGACCAGAGGGTGGAACGAGTTCACCTTCTATGAGCCCTGGACGGCTGAGCCGTTCAAAAAGGCGGATGTTCAACGCGGGGCTCAGGTGTACCAGGAGTATTGTGCTCAGTGCCATGGTGCGACCGGTCAGGGAGATGGAGCGGCTGCATCCGGTCTGGAGCCGAAGCCGGCCGTGCACACAAAGATCGCGTTCGATAAGCTTCCCAACGAGTACCTCTATAACGTCATCAACTACGGCGGCAAGGCGGTCGGGAAGTCCACGCTGATGCCATATTGGTCTCTGACCTTGGGGCAGCAGGGAGTCGCGGACGTGATGGCCTATCTCCGGGAGACGTTCAAAGGAACGGCAGTCGCGGAAGCTACGACAGGGGCGACCGGTGGCCCAGTGGGGGTCTGTCCGCAAGCACGAACGACCAAGAAAGCACCGGCGGAGTTTTTCAAGCGGACAAATCCGTTGCCGGCGACACCGGCGCATGTCCGGGCAGGAATGAAGCTGTACCTTGAGACCGCTAAGCCGCTCGCGTGCATGAATTGCCACGGCCAGCAGGGCGACGGCGCCGGTCCGATCGGAGCCGCGCTGGTTCCACCGCCACGAAACTTCACCTGCGGTGCGACGATGAAACCCATTTCCGACGGCCAGCTGTTTTGGGTGATCAAGAACGGGTCGCCAGGAACCGGGATGATGGCATTCCCAGGACTGTCGGACGATGAGACCTGGCAGATCGTTCACTATGTACGCAGCTTGGCACGATGAAAGGGAGGAGGGCGCGGCGGGAGCGCCACACTCGCATGCACAGGGCAGGAGGGAAGATTGGGAATGAAGATGGATAACGGGGAGAACCAAGTGTGTCCATCCACTGATTGGAAGGAGTGCGCACGATGAAGAAGCACAGATGCGTGATGATCGGCTGTCTGGCAGCCGGAGTGATGATAAGTGGTGCGCTCTTCTCCACTCAACTGCAGGCCCAATCCTCGCTCGCTGGTGGAACGGTGACAGTCGATGGCATCACCGTGCCGGATATCGGGCCGCTGCCGACGGTCGTGCCGATCCCTCCAGGGAACCTCAACTATGCGGCCAAGGTGGAGCTGGGCAAGCAGCTCTATTTTGACGGCCGACTCTCAAAGAATGGTCGAGTTCCTTGCGCCGCTTGTCATCTCCCACCACAGGGTTTGCTGATCCGCGCCAGGTGTCGATCGGCGTCGGAGGTGCCATCGGCGGCCGACAATCGCCGACCGTCTTCAACACCGGATTCAACCCGACGCAGTTCTGGGACGGCCGTGCCGGATCACTGGAAGAACAGGCCCTGGGGCCGATCCAGTGAATCCAGTCGAGATGGCCGAAACGATCGACAACGTCGTCAAGAAGCTGGGCAAGATCAAGGGGTACCAGCAGCAGTTTCGTACGGTCTTCGGTACGGACGTGAATCTCCAAGGGATTGCCGAGGCCATCGCCGCCTATGAACGCACCGTTATCTCGTCAAATTCCGCTTTCGACAAATATGTGCTAGGCGATGCCAAGGCGATGGACGAAAGGGCGGTCAGGGGGATGGCGCTGTTTAAAGGCAAGGCCCGCTGCATCCTCTGTCACAACGGGCCGAATTTTACCGACAATGATTTTCATAACCTGGGCGTACCACAGGTCGGGCCGATGAAAGAGGATCTTGGTCGCTTCTATGTGACGCAGCAGGAGAAAGATAAGGGAGCATTTAAAACACAGACTCTCAGGAGCATTGCCGAAACGGCTCCCTACATGCACGACGGTGTCTTCAAAACACTCGAGGAGGTCGTAGACTTTCTCAATCAGGGTGGGGGGCAGAACCCGAACTTGAGCCCGATGGTGAAGCCCCTTGGACTGACCGAACAAGAAAAGGCGGAGCTGATTGCGTTTCTCAACGCGCTCACCGGCGAGAAGATCAAGTTCGAGATGCCAAAATTACCGAAGTAGCAACATGGAATGGAGTTTTCTGATTTCAGAATGGAGGGACTAATCATGACGAAGTTGAAAGGATGGTGGGTAGCTGGATTCGGGGGAGCGGCGTTAATTGCCGCGTTGGCAGTGTTGCCCGTCTTCGCCGACGAAGGCCATGGGAAGAAGGGGCATGGTGGCCACGACCAGGAAGAACAGGATGATCATAGTGGGCACTACCTAAAACATCTGTTGAAACATGCCAAAGAGTTCGGGCTGACGCCGGAGCAGATCGGCAAGCTCAAGGCCATCCAGCTGGACTTCAAACGCTCGGAAGCCAGGTTGGAAGCCGACACCAAGGTGGCGAAGTTGGAACTGCATGCGCTACTGGATGATGAGCAAGCTGATCTCAAAGCGATTCAAGCGAAAGTTGAGCAACTGAAAAAAGCAGAAGGGGCCTGTTTGTTCGAGGCGGTCAAAAGTAAGCGCACCGCCATGGCCCTGTTGACTCCCGATCAACGGGAAAAGGACCGTGCCCATCGCGAACAGATGAAGAGTGCGAAGGAAGGCCAACAGGGAGGTGGAATGGGCGGTATGGGTCGCGGTGGGATGATGGGTGGTATGGGGGGAATGAGCCGTGGCGGCATGGGGAGCGGCGCAGGTCACGGTGGACAGGGCGGTGGAGATCATGGGGGCGGAGACGCCGGTGGAGCACAGGAACACCAACACTGACGCGTCAGTGCTGATGAGCCGTGCTAGTGATCAGCCACGGATGGCACAGAGTCCTGAGGTGGGTCCAGCAGATTGCCTGCGCGACGGATCCAACCCTTTATGAGTAGGCAGGCAATCTGGAGGTAATGCGATGATGGGACTAAGAGATCATGTAGTAGCTAAGCTCTTGATAGGCGCATGGGTAGTGCTTGCGCTGGGGTTGATCGGTAGCCCGCTCGTGGTGTCGGCAGAGGATTCCGGCGCGAAGGCAAAAGCAAGCCTGCAGAAGGCGCACGACCAACTGGAGCTGGCAATCGATCAAGCCGAGAAGGCGCTTGGCCCGCACCGCAAGGGAAGCGGTTGGGTCCGGACGTATATGCAGCGGGCGCTGAACGTGCTGGGAGGCACAACATCACCGGATTATTTTGATAAGCACGAAGCGCCCTTCTTCGAGAAAGTCGGTAACCCCGGGGATGGACACGGAGCGCTCATGTATCTCGAAGAGGCGCGTGAGGCGCTCAAGGAGGCCAATGCTTCCGTCGCCGTGCAAGAAGCCATCGACCATGCCCTCACCCATTTGTCCAATGCGGTTAACCATGCACGGGAATCGGTCCATGGCACCGGTGTGCAACAGACACACGGGCATGCGGACCAGGTGGCGGCGTTCCTTGTCGCAACGCATGGGAAAGGGGATACTGATTCTCCCGTCACTGGTACCCTGGCGTATGCGATGAAGCAGATGGGATTGACGATGTCGAAGTAATGCACCAAAGCCGTGGCGTTCACTCCGGCTATAAAGACAGAAAGAGGTGCTGATATGAAGGCAAAGAGCAGAGTCACGGTTCTGATCGTACAAGGAGTCTGTGTGGCAACCTTGGCATTGGCCGCAGGCTCCGTGAGTGCCGACGTCACTGAACGTGAAAAGGCTGCCAGCGAAGTGGCCGTCTCGTTTGTGAGGGAGTTGGGCGCGGCCATGATAAGGGAAATGACCAAGGGAGGCCCCATCGAGGCGATCAAGGTCTGTGCCGAGCTTGCCCCGGAGATCGCCGGCCAGCTGTCTCGGGAGCATGGCTGGCGTGTGACTCGTGTGGGAACGCGAGTACGGAATCCATTGCTCGGCATGCCTGATGCGTGGGAGCAGCAAGTCTTGGCCGAGTTCGCTGAGCGTGCAGGGAAGGGCGAGTCGTTTGTAAGCATGACCCGTAGTGAAGCGGTGATGGAGCCTGACGGGCAGTACTACCGCTTTATGAAGCCGATTGCCCTGCAGCCACAATGCGTACTCTGTCATGGACCGAGCGAACAGATTCCGGAAGAGATCAGAACGGTCTTGAAGCAGCAGTATCCCTTTGATGCGGCGACCGGGTACAAGGCCGGAGAATTGCGCGGTGCCATCAGTGTCAAGCAGCCGCTGGGAAAGACGAACGAGTGAACGAGAGTGGACCGGAGGCGAACATGAACGAAGTGATTCGCCATCAACAGTCCGTGCTGGTAGGAGAAAGTAAGACAGAGGGGAAGCTACGGGGCACAGGCACCGATCGCTTTCTGCCGAAACGGTACACAACCTGGTGGATCTCGCTGATTCGGGCAGAGTATGGATTGGCCTCACTCTTTCGCAGCATAAACTGTTCGAGTTCGGTGACGGCCTGTATGTAAGATCGCTAATGGTACAGTCGCGAAGTTCTGCGCACGATCATGGTGTTAACGTGGATCCTTGGATTTGCCCTGCTTGGCAGTATGGGCGCCATCATTGGCGCCGCGACATTCTTGTTGCTCCCGAAGGGGACACGAGATCGCATCATTCCCTTCCTTGTGAGTTATGCCACCGGCACGTTGCTGGGCGCGGCATTACTCGGGTTGTTGCCGCAGGCCATAGCGCAAGGCGGTCTGCAAACAAGTCTTGGTTCGGTATTAGCAGGGTTGATCGTCTTCTTCAGCTTGGAACGGCTCATGATCTGGCGGCATTGCCACCATGGAGGGTCTTGTGAAGTGCATGGGGCCGCAGGGCAATTGATCCTGCTCGGGGATGCACTGCATAATTTTGTAGATGGCATCGTGATTGCTGCGGCGTTTCTTTCGTCGATTCCGCTCGGCATTGCCACCGGGCTTGCCGTGATCGCGCACGAGGTGCCCCAAGAGGTTGGGGATTTCGCAGTCCTGCTCGATAATGGATTTTCTCGCAAGCGTGCCCTGAAATGGAATCTGATCTCAGGCAGCACCACGATCCCTGGGGCTCTACTCGGGTATCTTGCGCTCGAAGAATCGAGCACGCTCATCGGGCCGATCCTCGCGCTGTCCGCAGCCAGCTTTCTCTATATTGGTCTGGCGGATTTGATTCCAGGGCTCCATCGACGGATCGGTGCAGAAGCCGGTATCGCACAGCTTCTGCTTCTGTTGGCTGGTGTGGGAACCATCGTGGTCTTACGATTGCAGCACGGTGGGTAAGCGAGTATCAAGGGTACAGGTCATTCATCTGGTTGGGAGGTAGGGAGTCGTGAAAAAAACTATGTGGTATTTGGGCATTCTGAGTATTCTGGCAGTGGGGCTGTACAGTTCAAGGGTGGAAGCCGAGTCTCTGTCCGGAAATCCACAGAAAGGCGAGGCCTTATACCAACAACACTGTGTCGGCTGCCATGGAACCGCCGGCGATGGACTGGGGCCTGATATCAAGGAACTGATCGTTCCGCCTGCAAATTTTCGGGCGCCGAAATTGCGCACAAGAACCGATATGGAACTGTACATCGCGATCAAACAAGGGGTCCTCTTCAGTCCGATGCATGGTTGGGCTGATCGGTTGTCGGATCAAGAAATCCGAGATGTGCTGAGGCACATTCGCAGCTTGGCTCCGTTCAACCCCGTCGGTTAGTTGTATCAAGGGAGAGAAGAGCCCGCTTGGTCATGGAGAAGGAGGGGTGATAGGATGACAGGAACATTCTTCACAGTTGGAGGATTGCCATGACACATCAGGATGGTCGAAGCTCACCTGAAACGGTTTTCCTCGCATTTCTCGGCGGGGCAATCGGAGGCATGATTGCCGGTATTCTTCTCGCTCCCAAATCCGGTGAGGAGACCCGGCGTGTGATACAAACCCATGCGCGAAGGACGGAGGAGGATCTCATCGAACGAGCCAAGGAAGCACGAGCGGCCCTGGATGAGGTGATTGAGCGAGGTAAGCATTTTGTAGATGAAAAGCGCGCGGACGTCGAATCAGCCGTGAGAGCAGGTCGAGAGGCGGTGAAAGAGAGAATTGATAAGTACCGCGACTGATAGGGAGTGTGCTATCTTCTGGCCGCTGGATGGAGGTATGTTCCGCTATCACGAAGGGGAGGGGTGCTACATCATGCCCATCTTCTTCGGTCATCAATTCATGTTATGAGGACGGGATCATGAGCGAACCACAGACGATCACGACATTCTATGAGAAGGATCACGACCGCCTGGATGAGTTGTTCAAAACCTTTCAAACAGTGAAACGGTCGGATTTTCCCAAGGCGAAGGAAGCATTCAAGGAGTTTAAGATAGGTCTCCAACGCCATATCGTCTGGGAAGAAGAGCTGCTGTTTCCGATCTGGGAAGAGAAAACCGGGATGATCGAGGACGGGCCGACGCCCATCATGCGTTTTGAACATGACCAGATCAAGAAGCTCCTCGAAGCCATTCACTACAAGGTAGAAGCACAGAGTCTCGAGACTGATCAGGAAGAACAGTCGCTGCTCAATATCTTGAGCTCTCACAACAGGAAGGAAGAGCGGGCACTGTATCCCGCCATTGATAATGTCGTCAGCCCGGACGAGTGCGCAAAGATCTTCAGCGACATGAACACGATGCCGGAGGACCGGGGCAATGCCTGCTGTGGTCAGCATTGACAGTGATCAAAGGCGAGGGCGAGGCGATCTCAGGGGCTTTGTTTCAAAGATCAGCTACCGCCGGCTACTCTTGTTCAGTCTCTGTTTGACGGGATGGTTGGGAGTGGAGTCGACAACCATGACCCGTGACGGGTGGGCCGAGACGTCGTCCTCGCAGCCGACTGGAACGCTCAAAGGCAATATCATGGAGGGCCGGGGAGATTTTTAATGGGAAAGGGGTCTGCTACTACTGCCATGGGATTGATGGATATCTGCACAAGATTCCTCGACTGGAAACGGACACGGCGAAGCTCATCGCAAAGCTGAACCCTCCTCCCACCGACCTACGGAATCCCAACGTCCTGCGCCTGAAAACCAACAAAGAGAGGTCTCGTGCGATTCGAGAAGGCCATCCCGGCACCGGCATGTTTCCCGACACCACGATGACCGATCAAAACCTCGCCGACATCTTGCTCTACCTCGCACTCATCAGAAAAGACCCCAATCCGGAGCAGTAACTCAGGCCACAGGGCTCCTTTTCTTTTCTCAGGAGCCGCTATTCTCATCTTCCTAAATTGCGATATACTTCGTTTGCAAGAGGTGTCTAATATGCCAAAACCAATCCCTTCTCCACCTCCCGGATTCGACGAGCTCCCCGTCGAAGAACGAATCGATTTTGTGCAATCCCTGTGGGATCGCATTGCGGCAACCCCCGAGCAGGTTCCTGTGCCTGATTGGCATCGAAACATCATTCGTGAACGACTAGAGTCGTATCGAACACATCCAGACGCAGGCCGCTCATGGGC
The sequence above is drawn from the Nitrospira sp. genome and encodes:
- a CDS encoding c-type cytochrome — encoded protein: MMLNDVWLKTFARVVMHVAVLIASVAAVSVGGIAMAADVGEKMVKSLCVQCHRIGGKPAARKTKQAPDLIWAGNKYQQEWLIAWLQKPEFKHYPIGYDFRPERKKPHLALTADQARVVTGFLATRKDSRIKEGVMKPGTPEQLARGEKLYREHGCQNCHLTPANTPKGYTGGTSSTSLLKLNARLNPDWVYRFNQNPDDFEPESGAYIPNPPLPDKDIYAITAYMMTFQ
- a CDS encoding c-type cytochrome — its product is MRIVKRRDCGEARPAGSVILGIIMVSALLWWLPPAVSAGDEQQTRTLLQKSCAGCHRLEGAADSRFKLNAPDLTGAGSKFKREWLMSWLLGKEAPVYAKSYRWDQSQQPDRHPVVSQAEAEQIADYFEQHLKDPRVKEGAIDLSTFSAIEATFGEQLFKDHSCTGCHQIMVDGKPTGGPQSSSFVSSGRRLKADWIYRFNSNPPDFVPHSGEFVADVSELGLRYITGYIATRGWNEFTFYEPWTAEPFKKADVQRGAQVYQEYCAQCHGATGQGDGAAASGLEPKPAVHTKIAFDKLPNEYLYNVINYGGKAVGKSTLMPYWSLTLGQQGVADVMAYLRETFKGTAVAEATTGATGGPVGVCPQARTTKKAPAEFFKRTNPLPATPAHVRAGMKLYLETAKPLACMNCHGQQGDGAGPIGAALVPPPRNFTCGATMKPISDGQLFWVIKNGSPGTGMMAFPGLSDDETWQIVHYVRSLAR
- a CDS encoding cytochrome c; this encodes MKTKMFSVLGIMIVFGVSTSGAERHMMQPRVPADKLAEARALASPLPASQDIVEKGKALYHGKGTCFTCHGVNGDGTGPGGAQLNPSPRNFQHHGFWRHRTEGEIFWVIKHGSPGTGMIGFGQVLSDEEIWALIQYEHTFAGMHGPGMRGHRGGMGGMKGMGRHGGKDGDE
- a CDS encoding DUF2202 domain-containing protein produces the protein MIDEKNKAMVLEALNDEYKARAFYRLVIKTFGPVQPFVNIVEAEDTHARALEGLCARYGIPLPADDWDRALQPPASVLEACRAGVEGEIENIAMYDRFLEDIDIPDIRTLFQRLQARSRDAHLPAFRRCVARGG
- a CDS encoding c-type cytochrome, giving the protein MVTQRFLMIGCLTAGVMVSSAFFSTQLQAQSSLAVGLVTVDGITVPDIGPLPTVVPIPPGNLNYAAKVELGKQLYFDGRLSKNNAISCAFCHNPFTGFADPRQTSIGVGGGVGGRQSPTVFNTGFIPLQFWDGRAGSLEEQAMGPIVNPVEMAETHENVVKKLGKIKGYQQQFRAVFGTDVNLQGIAEAIAAYERTVISTNSAFDKYVLGDAQAMDKTALRGMALFKGKARCILCHNGPNFADNQFHNLGVPQVGPMKEDLGRFYVTQQEQDKGAFKTQTLRSITETAPYMHDGAFKTLEEVIDFLDQGGGQNPNLSPMVKPLGLTQQEKAELIAFLNALTGEKIKFEMPKLPK
- a CDS encoding CBS domain-containing protein, with the translated sequence MTTLVRPGVPVGGFKTVGQIRATNQLVFRRDQNAMGIAVELLTTHTPGAPVVDEGGDFVGFISEFDILRALEAAKDLNRLTAEDVMAKDRIAVTDETSIDEAVKLMEEKRLLSLPVKRNGKVSHSITRHDLLRAWIGLGVSIEDQAV
- the ppk2 gene encoding polyphosphate kinase 2; this translates as MTEDDLQRINTRKGLFQLLENRGVDLADVRKRLLYEYELRQLQVELVKLQRWIQNTGERIAILVEGRDAAGKGGTIRRFTEHLNPRAMRVVALPKPTDEERGQWYFQRYIRQLPNKGEIVFFDRSWYNRAVVEPVMGFCSKKEHQRFLQQVPEFEHMLYEDGVTIIKFWFSISKDEQARRFEARRQNPLKQWKLSPVDEKAQELWDAYTRTKEEMFSKTHTTYSPWIIVKANDKQAARLESLRYVLNLLPYKGKEEAQIRLTPDPNIITRFHRKMVELDL